The sequence below is a genomic window from Verrucomicrobiota bacterium.
GCCTCGTGTGCTTCAAGAAATGGGGCGTCTTCGGCGGCTTGCTGCTGATGGCCGGGACATTCCTCCATTGCGCCGGCAAGCTCGGCATCCACAACACGCCGTCGCGCGTGAACGACTTCGAGACGAGCTTTCTCATCCTGTTCGTGCTCGGGTTGTGCATCCGGCAGTTCCTCTCGAAGACCAACGCGGCCGGCCTGCTCGCGATCTCGACGACGCTCTTCGGCCTCATGTATGTGCCGTGGCTGCTGAACTTCATCCAGAAGATCAATTACTTCCCGGGCATCGGCGGGCACGGTCCCTACTACGTGCTCTACTTCATTCTCGTCACGAAGTTCAGCGACACCGGTGCCTACGCCGCCGGCTCGCTCTTCGGCCGGCACAAGATGATCCCGCGCATCAGTCCGGGGAAAACGTGGGAAGGGTTCGGCGGCGCGCTGCTGGTCAGCACCGGCGCAAGCGTCCTCTTCGCGCACCTTGCCGGGGCGCGGTTGCCCGGCATGACCACCACGCACGCCGTCGTGCTCGGCTTGATCCTCGCGACCGCCGCGGTCATCGGCGACCTCATCGAGTCGCTCTTCAAGCGCGAGGCCGGCGTGAAGGATTCCGGCGGGTTCTTTCCCGGCATCGGCGGCATCCTCGACTTGCTCGACAGCCTGCTGTTCAATGCGCCGCTGATGTATCTGTATCTGCGGCATGTGCTGACTCACGGATGAAGAACGTCGTTTTGCTCGGCAGCACCGGCTCCATCGGCACCAGCACGGTCAAGGTGGCCATGGACCTGCCGGACCGCATCCGCCTGCTCGGGTTCGCGGCGGGCAACAATGCCGAACTGCTCCTCGAACAGACGAGGCAGCACAAACCGGAGGCCATTAGCATCACCGACCCGGCAAAGGCGGCAGAGTTGCAGGCGCTGCTCGGCACGACGACCCGCGTATGCAGCGGTGACGCGGGCCTGATCGAACTCGCGACCCTGCCCGGCGCGGACATCGTGCTCATTGCCATCGTGGGCACCGCGGGATTGAAACCCGCGCTCGCGGCCATCCGTGCCGGGAAGGACATCGCCGTCGCGTCGAAGGAGATCCTCGTGATGGCCGGCGAAATCGTGATGAGCGAGGCGCGCAAGCACGATGTCCGTGTGCTCGCCGTGGACAGCGAGCACTCGGCGATCTTCCAGTGCCTCGACGGCAAGCCGCCCGAGTCCGTGCGCAATCTCTGGCTCACCGCCAGCGGCGGGCCGTTCCGCGACAAGGCGCTCTGGCCGAAGGAGAAGTTTGCCGGGATCACCGTCGAACGCGCGTTGCAGCATCCCTCGTGGGTCATGGGCCGCAAGATCACGATTGATTCCGCGACGCTGTTCAACAAGGGCCTCGAGATGATCGAGGCGCGATGGCTGTTTGACATCGGCATGGACCGCGTGCGCATGGTCGTGCATCCGCAGAGCGTGATCCACTCGATGGTGGAGTTCGTGGACGGCTCGATGCTCGCGCAACTGTCCACGCCCGACATGTGCCTGCCCATCCAGTATGCGCTCACGTATCCCGAGCGCGCGCCGAGCGGACGCGTGCAGACAAGCCTCGCGGGTTACGGCAGTCTGACCTTCGAGGAACCCGACTTGGAGCGCTTCCCCTCGCTGAATCTCGCGCGTCGCGCCGGCGAAACCGGCGGCACGCTGCCCGCGGTGATGAATGCTGCGAACGAGGTTGCGGTTGATGCCTTCTGCAATCGCAAGCTCACCTTCGTAGGCATCACCGAAACGGTTGCGCGGGTAATGGACCGCCACCGTCCGGTGGAGCACCCGACACTCGCGCAGATTCTCGCCGCCGATGCGTGGGCGCGCGCCGAGGCCGCGGCGTGAGACGCGACCTCGGCGGAGATTGAACGGAACCCCTTCGCAAGTTGCCTTATGGCAGGGCAGCCGATACATTCGCGCCCCTGCCGGATAACCGGCGCCCATCATGACACTTGCCGCCCTGTTCAACTTCCTCTACATCGTCGCGGCAGTAGTGGTGCTGTTCGGCGCGGCGATCTTTGTCCATGAGTGGGGCCATTACTGGGTCGCGCGCAAGCGCGGGCTGAAGGTCGAGGCGTTCGCCGTCGGCTTCGGGCCGAAAATCTACGCGTGGACCCGCGACGGCATCGAGTATTCCGTCCGGTGGATTCCCGCGGGCGGGTTCGTCAAGCTGCCGCAGATGGTCACGAGCGAGACACTCGAGGGCCAGCACGACAAGCAGGAGCCGCTGCCCCCGGTCACGCCGCTCTCCAAAATCCTCGTCGCCTTCGCCGGGCCGTTCATGAATGTCGTCCTCGGCTTCGCCCTCGCCACGGTTCTCTATTTCACAGGGCTGCCTGTCCGCATCAATCCCTCCATTATCGGCCACGTGTCGCCTGATTCCGACGAAGCCCGCCTCGGCATCAAGGCCGGCGATCGCGTGGTGCGCGTCAACGGCCGTGTGGTGAAATCGTGGGAAGATGTGTTCATGCACACCGTCTTCGCGCGGACGAATGTGATCCCGGTCGTCATCGAGCGCGCGGGTGTGGAGACGACCTACCAGCTTCCCGTCAAGACGCAGAAGGACATCGGCTTGAAGATGCTCAATCTCGACCCTCGCGATCACCCGATGATCAAGCGCGTGATCGAAGGCGGAGCCGCCGAGCGCGCGGGTCTCAAGGCCGGGGATGAAGTCATCGAGTTCGCGGGCCAGCCGATCATGGGCCAGAAACAGTTGATCGAGCACATCAACAAGCGGCCCGGGCAGGAGTGTTCGATCGTAGTCAAGCGCGGCGGCGAACGCGTCGAGCTCAAGGTCACGCCGGTGCTCAACCCCGCCACCAATGACGGCCGCATCGGCATTGAAGTCGGCAGCAGCGGGGTCGAGGCCTACCAGCTCGTCAAGCCCGGACCGAAACCGTGGGAACTCGTCGCCGACGTCCTCGACCAGATGGCGACGACCATCGGCGCGCTCGTTCACTCCAAGGAAACCGGGGTCGGCGCGAAGGACTTGAGCGGCCCGGTTGGCATCCTCGGCATGCTCGGCGCGCAGGTCGCCACGGACTACCGGCTCGCGTTGAAGTTCCTCGTGCTCCTCAACATCAACCTTGCCATCCTGAATCTCCTCCCCATCCCCGTGCTCGACGGCGGGCACATCGTGCTTTCAGTCATCGAGCGCATCCGCCGAAAGCCCGT
It includes:
- the rseP gene encoding RIP metalloprotease RseP; translation: MTLAALFNFLYIVAAVVVLFGAAIFVHEWGHYWVARKRGLKVEAFAVGFGPKIYAWTRDGIEYSVRWIPAGGFVKLPQMVTSETLEGQHDKQEPLPPVTPLSKILVAFAGPFMNVVLGFALATVLYFTGLPVRINPSIIGHVSPDSDEARLGIKAGDRVVRVNGRVVKSWEDVFMHTVFARTNVIPVVIERAGVETTYQLPVKTQKDIGLKMLNLDPRDHPMIKRVIEGGAAERAGLKAGDEVIEFAGQPIMGQKQLIEHINKRPGQECSIVVKRGGERVELKVTPVLNPATNDGRIGIEVGSSGVEAYQLVKPGPKPWELVADVLDQMATTIGALVHSKETGVGAKDLSGPVGILGMLGAQVATDYRLALKFLVLLNINLAILNLLPIPVLDGGHIVLSVIERIRRKPVSARIQEYVTTAFAVLLISFMLYVTFFDIKRLPLIKSLYEQETVVEPANRPAEVPQPEPAPAK
- a CDS encoding phosphatidate cytidylyltransferase, whose product is MDPAPTTQPAPTPSKGKTFLRRLASSLVLWAVMLGAMFSGNAFISNTVFLLLMLALAGLGLIEFYSLVEKRGLVCFKKWGVFGGLLLMAGTFLHCAGKLGIHNTPSRVNDFETSFLILFVLGLCIRQFLSKTNAAGLLAISTTLFGLMYVPWLLNFIQKINYFPGIGGHGPYYVLYFILVTKFSDTGAYAAGSLFGRHKMIPRISPGKTWEGFGGALLVSTGASVLFAHLAGARLPGMTTTHAVVLGLILATAAVIGDLIESLFKREAGVKDSGGFFPGIGGILDLLDSLLFNAPLMYLYLRHVLTHG
- a CDS encoding 1-deoxy-D-xylulose-5-phosphate reductoisomerase, which codes for MKNVVLLGSTGSIGTSTVKVAMDLPDRIRLLGFAAGNNAELLLEQTRQHKPEAISITDPAKAAELQALLGTTTRVCSGDAGLIELATLPGADIVLIAIVGTAGLKPALAAIRAGKDIAVASKEILVMAGEIVMSEARKHDVRVLAVDSEHSAIFQCLDGKPPESVRNLWLTASGGPFRDKALWPKEKFAGITVERALQHPSWVMGRKITIDSATLFNKGLEMIEARWLFDIGMDRVRMVVHPQSVIHSMVEFVDGSMLAQLSTPDMCLPIQYALTYPERAPSGRVQTSLAGYGSLTFEEPDLERFPSLNLARRAGETGGTLPAVMNAANEVAVDAFCNRKLTFVGITETVARVMDRHRPVEHPTLAQILAADAWARAEAAA